A genomic stretch from Malus domestica chromosome 15, GDT2T_hap1 includes:
- the LOC139191884 gene encoding uncharacterized mitochondrial protein AtMg00810-like: MPTHVHKEVTFRFAIVIVYVDDINLIETLAELEEIVFHLKSKFEMIDLGKTRYCLDLEIEHCSDGILVHQSNYTQNVLRRFNEDKAKPLSTSMVVQTLNAKRDPFCPKEDEEEILKPEVPYMLNICLTHILHILKWAMSLPLETPLYLGGLPSKC; this comes from the exons ATGCCTACgcatgttcataaagaagtcacattcagATTTGCGATCGTTATagtttatgtcgacgacataAACCTCATCGAAACTCTcgcagagcttgaggaaattgtctttcacttgaaatcaaaatttgagatgatagatcttgggaaaactcgatattgtctcgacttggagatcgagcattgttcagatggaatcctagtacatcaatcgaactacacccagaatgTGTTGcgacgttttaatgaggataaagcgaaacCTTTGAGTACTTCTATGGTCGTTCAGACTCTaaatgctaaacgagatcctttctgtccaaaggaggatgaggaagagattttgaagCCTGAAGTTCCATAT ATGCTGAATATTTGTTTGACTCATATACTGCACATTCTTAAATGggctatgtctttaccgttggagacaccgctatatcttggaggtctaccaagcaaatgctag